One Setaria viridis chromosome 7, Setaria_viridis_v4.0, whole genome shotgun sequence genomic region harbors:
- the LOC117865213 gene encoding uncharacterized protein isoform X2, with the protein MADIAGIIYTSRAIDFGGIQRIIAYPANHHERSALLALYNALSLRGDLTVPQEAEHQVPLQSLVSRLQRKYRRSHLGLGGGDVITRIEMNNCITALSRAINVSVDFTKSDGITSNTVNLEVFEHLKVSLHHGRIVDHENEVVANAIGVGPHEVFRAADPDAPIQIINEDQEVVNLPEVVEFLQGTGLTDFGLQQLIESAQDEQVFVLFWNRSFHTMIKHDGNLYALHNYMDNISTNIVWREFNLQGEGQFFTSNFVLVSAAVLQAEAVVEAAEGGVPPQMLPGPDQSGSSSPLKAHQCNRRSCQHVYLSEVNLNRHKQIHSKDPKVTIIGFNKDEIGKFWDKLNNKDACIITSIMDMRIQDIHGDLLCELIEQTAPEDIFYGIANKLKDTLAGKEKISSSELFALLDEGSERTAFSTDIRHLPKKVLSCEMGVLAFKETSNVIACWCFFLEKRLIDDWSNYMDAESTKFANLLLDGDKDSRFHICPNPGCELRFFSQVNYNRHMQTHIEDPNGKDFVEKRTQIGEYFDKLITSDSAGPVLSLDQVNIKPFKWKTVKKLLKKEQKPLVAGKLLDAINTKKTTADELFAALDKASEGTLFTNDVLSCEDSKIFKECIPTPINATAAVSYFLEKNLTMSR; encoded by the exons ATGGCGGACATCGCGGGCATCATCTACACATCCAGGGCAATAGATTTTGGTGGGATTCAAAGGATTATCGCATACCCCGCCAATCACCATGAGCGTTCCGCTCTCCTGGCGTTGT ATAATGCTCTGAGCTTGAGGGGTGATCTCACTGTTCCCCAAGAGGCTGAGCATCAAGTTCCCCTTCAATCCCTTGTGTCGCGTTTGCAAAGAAAATACCGCCGCTCACACTTG GGCCTTGGTGGTGGTGACGTGATAACCAGAATTGAAATGAATAATTGCATAACAGCATTGTCACGGGCGATTAATGTTTCTGTTGATTTCACAAA ATCTGATGGTATCACAAGCAATACTGTAAATCTTGAGGTATTTGAACATCTGAAAGTCAGTTTACATCATGGCAGGATTGTTGATCATGAG aatgaagtaGTTGCCAATGCTATTGGAGTAGGACCTCATGAAGTTTTCAGGGCAGCAGATCCTGATGCACCTATTCAGATTATTAATGAAG ATCAAGAAGTAGTGAATTTGCCGGAAGTAGTGGAGTTCTTGCAGGGCACAGGTTTAACCGATTTCGG GTTACAACAATTGATTGAATCTGCCCAGGATGAGCAAGTGTTTGTTCTATTCTGGAATAGATCATTTCATACAATGATTAAG CACGATGGCAATTTGTATGCTCTACACAACTATATGGATAACATATCTACAAACATTGTATGGAGAGAGTTCAAT TTACAAGGTGAAGGGCAATTCTTTACCAGCAATTTTGTGCTAGTTTCTGCTGCTGTGCTACAAGCTGAAGCTGTTGTAGAAGCTGCTGAAGGAGGAGTGCCTCCGCAAATGTTGCCAGGCCCTGACCAGTCAGGGTCAAGTTCACCTCTCAAAGCCCACCAATGCAATAGGCGAAGTTGTCAGCATGTCTATTTGTCTGAAGTGAACTTGAATCGCCATAAGCAAATTCATTCTAAAGATCCAAAAGTTACAATT ATTGGATTCAATAAAGATGAAATTGGTAAATTCTGGGATAAG TTGAATAATAAGGATGCTTGCATTATTACTTCGATTATGGACATGAGAATTCAG GATATCCATGGTGATCTACTCTGCGAGCTTATTGAGCAGACTGCTCCAGAAGACATATTCTATGGcatagcaaataaattgaag GATACCCTTGCTGGTAAGGAAAAAATATCATCGAGTGAGCTTTTTGCTCTTCTTGATGAAGGCAGTGAGAGAACTGCCTTCTCAACTGATATTCGCCATTTGCCCAAGAAGGTGCTATCTTGTGAGATGGGTGTTCTTGCTTTTAAAGAAACCAGCAATGTCATTGCTTGCTGGTGTTTCTTTCTTGAAAAAAGATTG ATTGATGATTGGTCTAATTATATGGATGCTGAATCCACAAAATTCGCTAACCTTCTTTTGGATGGTGATAAAGACTCAAGATTTCACATATGCCCCAATCCAGGTTGTGAGTTAAGATTCTTCTCACAAGTAAATTACAATAGACATATGCAAACTCATATAGAAGATCCAAATGGGAAG GATTTTGTTGAGAAAAGGACTCAAATTGGTGAATATTTCGATAAG CTTATTACATCTGATTCGGCTGGACCTGTGTTGTCACTTGATCAAGTGAACATCAAG CCATTCAAGTGGAAGACTGTTAAAAAGTTATTGAAGAAGGAGCAAAAACCTTTGGTTGCTGGAAAGCTGTTG GATGCCATCAatacaaagaaaacaacagcaGATGAACTATTTGCAGCGCTAGATAAAGCCAGTGAGGGAACATTGTTTACCAATGATGTACTTAGTTGTGAAGACAGCAAAATCTTTAAGGAGTGCATACCTACACCAATAAATGCTACTGCAGCTGTTAGTTATTTCTTGGAAAAAAACTTG ACTATGAGCCGTTGA
- the LOC117865213 gene encoding uncharacterized protein isoform X3, whose translation MADIAGIIYTSRAIDFGGIQRIIAYPANHHERSALLALYNALSLRGDLTVPQEAEHQVPLQSLVSRLQRKYRRSHLGLGGGDVITRIEMNNCITALSRAINVSVDFTKSDGITSNTVNLEVFEHLKVSLHHGRIVDHENEVVANAIGVGPHEVFRAADPDAPIQIINEDQEVVNLPEVVEFLQGTGLTDFGLQQLIESAQDEQVFVLFWNRSFHTMIKHDGNLYALHNYMDNISTNIVWREFNLQGEGQFFTSNFVLVSAAVLQAEAVVEAAEGGVPPQMLPGPDQSGSSSPLKAHQCNRRSCQHVYLSEVNLNRHKQIHSKDPKVTIIGFNKDEIGKFWDKLNNKDACIITSIMDMRIQDIHGDLLCELIEQTAPEDIFYGIANKLKDTLAGKEKISSSELFALLDEGSERTAFSTDIRHLPKKVLSCEMGVLAFKETSNVIACWCFFLEKRLIDDWSNYMDAESTKFANLLLDGDKDSRFHICPNPGCELRFFSQVNYNRHMQTHIEDPNGKDFVEKRTQIGEYFDKLITSDSAGPVLSLDQVNIKPFKWKTVKKLLKKEQKPLVAGKLLTMSR comes from the exons ATGGCGGACATCGCGGGCATCATCTACACATCCAGGGCAATAGATTTTGGTGGGATTCAAAGGATTATCGCATACCCCGCCAATCACCATGAGCGTTCCGCTCTCCTGGCGTTGT ATAATGCTCTGAGCTTGAGGGGTGATCTCACTGTTCCCCAAGAGGCTGAGCATCAAGTTCCCCTTCAATCCCTTGTGTCGCGTTTGCAAAGAAAATACCGCCGCTCACACTTG GGCCTTGGTGGTGGTGACGTGATAACCAGAATTGAAATGAATAATTGCATAACAGCATTGTCACGGGCGATTAATGTTTCTGTTGATTTCACAAA ATCTGATGGTATCACAAGCAATACTGTAAATCTTGAGGTATTTGAACATCTGAAAGTCAGTTTACATCATGGCAGGATTGTTGATCATGAG aatgaagtaGTTGCCAATGCTATTGGAGTAGGACCTCATGAAGTTTTCAGGGCAGCAGATCCTGATGCACCTATTCAGATTATTAATGAAG ATCAAGAAGTAGTGAATTTGCCGGAAGTAGTGGAGTTCTTGCAGGGCACAGGTTTAACCGATTTCGG GTTACAACAATTGATTGAATCTGCCCAGGATGAGCAAGTGTTTGTTCTATTCTGGAATAGATCATTTCATACAATGATTAAG CACGATGGCAATTTGTATGCTCTACACAACTATATGGATAACATATCTACAAACATTGTATGGAGAGAGTTCAAT TTACAAGGTGAAGGGCAATTCTTTACCAGCAATTTTGTGCTAGTTTCTGCTGCTGTGCTACAAGCTGAAGCTGTTGTAGAAGCTGCTGAAGGAGGAGTGCCTCCGCAAATGTTGCCAGGCCCTGACCAGTCAGGGTCAAGTTCACCTCTCAAAGCCCACCAATGCAATAGGCGAAGTTGTCAGCATGTCTATTTGTCTGAAGTGAACTTGAATCGCCATAAGCAAATTCATTCTAAAGATCCAAAAGTTACAATT ATTGGATTCAATAAAGATGAAATTGGTAAATTCTGGGATAAG TTGAATAATAAGGATGCTTGCATTATTACTTCGATTATGGACATGAGAATTCAG GATATCCATGGTGATCTACTCTGCGAGCTTATTGAGCAGACTGCTCCAGAAGACATATTCTATGGcatagcaaataaattgaag GATACCCTTGCTGGTAAGGAAAAAATATCATCGAGTGAGCTTTTTGCTCTTCTTGATGAAGGCAGTGAGAGAACTGCCTTCTCAACTGATATTCGCCATTTGCCCAAGAAGGTGCTATCTTGTGAGATGGGTGTTCTTGCTTTTAAAGAAACCAGCAATGTCATTGCTTGCTGGTGTTTCTTTCTTGAAAAAAGATTG ATTGATGATTGGTCTAATTATATGGATGCTGAATCCACAAAATTCGCTAACCTTCTTTTGGATGGTGATAAAGACTCAAGATTTCACATATGCCCCAATCCAGGTTGTGAGTTAAGATTCTTCTCACAAGTAAATTACAATAGACATATGCAAACTCATATAGAAGATCCAAATGGGAAG GATTTTGTTGAGAAAAGGACTCAAATTGGTGAATATTTCGATAAG CTTATTACATCTGATTCGGCTGGACCTGTGTTGTCACTTGATCAAGTGAACATCAAG CCATTCAAGTGGAAGACTGTTAAAAAGTTATTGAAGAAGGAGCAAAAACCTTTGGTTGCTGGAAAGCTGTTG ACTATGAGCCGTTGA
- the LOC117865213 gene encoding uncharacterized protein isoform X1: MADIAGIIYTSRAIDFGGIQRIIAYPANHHERSALLALYNALSLRGDLTVPQEAEHQVPLQSLVSRLQRKYRRSHLGLGGGDVITRIEMNNCITALSRAINVSVDFTKSDGITSNTVNLEVFEHLKVSLHHGRIVDHENEVVANAIGVGPHEVFRAADPDAPIQIINEDQEVVNLPEVVEFLQGTGLTDFGLQQLIESAQDEQVFVLFWNRSFHTMIKHDGNLYALHNYMDNISTNIVWREFNLQGEGQFFTSNFVLVSAAVLQAEAVVEAAEGGVPPQMLPGPDQSGSSSPLKAHQCNRRSCQHVYLSEVNLNRHKQIHSKDPKVTIIGFNKDEIGKFWDKLNNKDACIITSIMDMRIQDIHGDLLCELIEQTAPEDIFYGIANKLKDTLAGKEKISSSELFALLDEGSERTAFSTDIRHLPKKVLSCEMGVLAFKETSNVIACWCFFLEKRLIDDWSNYMDAESTKFANLLLDGDKDSRFHICPNPGCELRFFSQVNYNRHMQTHIEDPNGKDFVEKRTQIGEYFDKLITSDSAGPVLSLDQVNIKPFKWKTVKKLLKKEQKPLVAGKLLDAINTKKTTADELFAALDKASEGTLFTNDVLSCEDSKIFKECIPTPINATAAVSYFLEKNLIERWFKSNATNKIDLLGQTAGQQHKQRL; the protein is encoded by the exons ATGGCGGACATCGCGGGCATCATCTACACATCCAGGGCAATAGATTTTGGTGGGATTCAAAGGATTATCGCATACCCCGCCAATCACCATGAGCGTTCCGCTCTCCTGGCGTTGT ATAATGCTCTGAGCTTGAGGGGTGATCTCACTGTTCCCCAAGAGGCTGAGCATCAAGTTCCCCTTCAATCCCTTGTGTCGCGTTTGCAAAGAAAATACCGCCGCTCACACTTG GGCCTTGGTGGTGGTGACGTGATAACCAGAATTGAAATGAATAATTGCATAACAGCATTGTCACGGGCGATTAATGTTTCTGTTGATTTCACAAA ATCTGATGGTATCACAAGCAATACTGTAAATCTTGAGGTATTTGAACATCTGAAAGTCAGTTTACATCATGGCAGGATTGTTGATCATGAG aatgaagtaGTTGCCAATGCTATTGGAGTAGGACCTCATGAAGTTTTCAGGGCAGCAGATCCTGATGCACCTATTCAGATTATTAATGAAG ATCAAGAAGTAGTGAATTTGCCGGAAGTAGTGGAGTTCTTGCAGGGCACAGGTTTAACCGATTTCGG GTTACAACAATTGATTGAATCTGCCCAGGATGAGCAAGTGTTTGTTCTATTCTGGAATAGATCATTTCATACAATGATTAAG CACGATGGCAATTTGTATGCTCTACACAACTATATGGATAACATATCTACAAACATTGTATGGAGAGAGTTCAAT TTACAAGGTGAAGGGCAATTCTTTACCAGCAATTTTGTGCTAGTTTCTGCTGCTGTGCTACAAGCTGAAGCTGTTGTAGAAGCTGCTGAAGGAGGAGTGCCTCCGCAAATGTTGCCAGGCCCTGACCAGTCAGGGTCAAGTTCACCTCTCAAAGCCCACCAATGCAATAGGCGAAGTTGTCAGCATGTCTATTTGTCTGAAGTGAACTTGAATCGCCATAAGCAAATTCATTCTAAAGATCCAAAAGTTACAATT ATTGGATTCAATAAAGATGAAATTGGTAAATTCTGGGATAAG TTGAATAATAAGGATGCTTGCATTATTACTTCGATTATGGACATGAGAATTCAG GATATCCATGGTGATCTACTCTGCGAGCTTATTGAGCAGACTGCTCCAGAAGACATATTCTATGGcatagcaaataaattgaag GATACCCTTGCTGGTAAGGAAAAAATATCATCGAGTGAGCTTTTTGCTCTTCTTGATGAAGGCAGTGAGAGAACTGCCTTCTCAACTGATATTCGCCATTTGCCCAAGAAGGTGCTATCTTGTGAGATGGGTGTTCTTGCTTTTAAAGAAACCAGCAATGTCATTGCTTGCTGGTGTTTCTTTCTTGAAAAAAGATTG ATTGATGATTGGTCTAATTATATGGATGCTGAATCCACAAAATTCGCTAACCTTCTTTTGGATGGTGATAAAGACTCAAGATTTCACATATGCCCCAATCCAGGTTGTGAGTTAAGATTCTTCTCACAAGTAAATTACAATAGACATATGCAAACTCATATAGAAGATCCAAATGGGAAG GATTTTGTTGAGAAAAGGACTCAAATTGGTGAATATTTCGATAAG CTTATTACATCTGATTCGGCTGGACCTGTGTTGTCACTTGATCAAGTGAACATCAAG CCATTCAAGTGGAAGACTGTTAAAAAGTTATTGAAGAAGGAGCAAAAACCTTTGGTTGCTGGAAAGCTGTTG GATGCCATCAatacaaagaaaacaacagcaGATGAACTATTTGCAGCGCTAGATAAAGCCAGTGAGGGAACATTGTTTACCAATGATGTACTTAGTTGTGAAGACAGCAAAATCTTTAAGGAGTGCATACCTACACCAATAAATGCTACTGCAGCTGTTAGTTATTTCTTGGAAAAAAACTTG ATTGAGAGATGGTTTAAATCCAATGCTACCAATAAAATTGATTTGCTAGGGCAAACTGCGGGCCAACAGCATAAGCAAAG ACTATGA
- the LOC117862914 gene encoding cell division cycle 5-like protein gives MRIMIKGGVWKNTEDEILKAAVMKYGKNQWARISSLLVRKSAKQCKARWYEWLDPSIKKTEWTREEDEKLLHLAKLMPTQWRTIAPIVGRTPSQCLERYEKLLDAACAKDENYEPNDDPRKLRPGEIDPNPESKPARPDPVDMDEDEKEMLSEARARLANTRGKKAKRKAREKQLEEARRLASLQKRRELKAAGIDTRQRKRKRKGIDYNAEIAFEKRPPPGFYDTVGEDKPPEHVQFPTTIEELEGKRRVDIEAQLRKQDIARNKILQRQDAPAAIMQANKLNDPEAVTKRSKLMLPPPQISDHELEEIAKMGSAGDPALAEELGEGSTATRALLSSYSQTPRLGMTPLRTPQRTPAGKGDAIMMEAENLARLRESQTPLLGGDNPDLHPSDFSGVTPRKKEIQTPNPMATPLALASPGPGATPRIGMTPSRDGNSFGLTPKATPFRDELRINEEVELQDSAKLELRRQAELRKSLRSGFASIPQPKNEYQIVMPPITEDEKEEAEERIEEDMSDRLARERAEEQARQEALLRKRSKVLQRSLPRPPAASVEVLRQSLIKGGESRSRSTFVPPTSLEQADDLIHEELLRLLEHDNTKYPLDDKTQKEKKKGNKRQANAAAVPEIEDFDEYELKEASSLVEEEIQYLRVAMGHESESFDDFVKAHDACQEDLMYFPANNSYGLASVAGNADKISALQNEFEIVKKRMDDEAKKASRLEQKIKLLTQGYQVRAGKLWSQVQDTFKQMDTAATELECFQELQKQEQLAASYRVRNLTEEVDKQKALERTLQSRYGDLVSIYHRMQEQLEEHKIQLRKQEAIEAENRAREEAAAQNRADEEENERRRNVEEGKEQTNSVPDEVPAGSKQINEDQMDVDSSNVDGEFVGPIPPAPDTQGDSTEASVQENSSNAQSGDDVTTNGEACDMVDASKLESQDNSNGSLPVDAVNQEDNKSNLPLVGASEGNTALSSDGDDAVTNE, from the exons ATGAGGATCATGATAAAGGGCGGCGTGTGGAAGAACACGGAGGACGAGATCCTCAAGGCGGCCGTCATGAAGTACGGCAAGAACCAGTGGGCGCGCATCTCGTCGCTGCTCGTCCGCAAGTCCGCCAAGCAGTGCAAGGCGCGATGGTACGAGTGGCTCGACCCATCCATCAAGAAG ACTGAATGGACAAGAGAAGAGGATGAGAAGCTGCTCCATCTTGCTAAACTCATGCCTACACAATGGAGGACAATTGCACCTATTGTTGGCCGGACACCATCTCAGTGCCTTGAGCGTTATGAGAAACTGCTTGATGCTGCCTGTGCAAAAGATGAGAATTATGAACCTAACGATGACCCAAGGAAATTGCGACCTGGTGAGATTGATCCAAATCCCGAGTCAAAACCTGCTCGTCCTGATCCTGTCGATATGGATGAAGATGAAAAGGAGATGCTTTCCGAGGCAAGGGCTAGATTAGCTAACACCAGGGGCAAAAAGGCTAAACGAAAAGCAAGAGAGAAGCAACTTGAAGAGGCTAGGCGGCTTGCTTCACTGCAAAAAAGGAGAGAGCTGAAGGCTGCTGGCATTGATACACGgcagaggaagagaaagaggaagggtATTGACTATAATGCTGAGATCGCGTTTGAAAAGAGACCACCTCCAGGCTTTTATGATACGGTTGGTGAGGACAAGCCACCTGAGCACGTGCAATTTCCAACTACTATTGAGGAGCTTGAAGGGAAGCGGAGAGTGGATATAGAGGCACAATTGAGAAAGCAAGACATTGCCAGGAACAAGATTCTGCAGCGGCAAGATGCCCCAGCTGCAATAATGCAAGCCAATAAACTCAATGACCCTGAAGCTGTCACAAAGAGGTCCAAACTAATGCTTCCACCACCACAAATTTCTGATCATGAGTTAGAGGAGATAGCAAAGATGGGTAGTGCTGGTGATCCTGCTCTAGCTGAGGAGCTTGGCGAAGGAAGTACTGCCACGAGAGCCTTGCTATCCAGCTATTCCCAGACTCCAAGGCTTGGTATGACTCCATTGCGAACTCCACAGAGAACTCCAGCTGGTAAGGGTGATGCTATTATGATGGAGGCAGAAAATCTTGCACGTCTAAGGGAGTCACAAACACCTCTTTTAGGAGGGGATAACCCAGATCTTCATCCATCAGATTTTTCTGGTGTTACACCACGTAAGAAGGAGATACAGACTCCAAACCCCATGGCGACACCCTTGGCATTGGCAAGCCCCGGTCCTGGTGCCACCCCACGGATTGGCATGACACCCTCCAGAGATGGGAATTCCTTTGGTTTAACTCCAAAAGCTACGCCCTTTCGAGACGAGCTTCGCATAAATGAAGAGGTGGAACTGCAGGACAGTGCTAAGCTTGAGCTTCGTAGACAAGCTGAACTGAGAAAGAGCCTGCGATCTGGTTTTGCTTCTATTCCACAGCCTAAGAATGAGTACCAGATAGTTATGCCACCTATCACTGAGGATGAAAAGGAAGAGGCTGAAGAGAGAATTGAAGAGGACATGTCAGACAGGTTAGCACGAGAGAGGGCCGAGGAACAAGCAAGGCAGGAGGCGTTGCTCAGAAAGAGATCCAAAGTGTTGCAGAGAAGTTTGCCTAGGCCACCTGCTGCTTCAGTAGAGGTTCTCCGGCAGTCTCTGATTAAAGGTGGTGAAAGCAGAAGCAGAAGTACCTTTGTGCCTCCAACATCACTTGAACAGGCTGATGATCTGATACATGAGGAACTTCTTAGGCTCCTTGAGCATGATAATACTAAATACCCCCTTGATGATAAAACtcagaaagagaaaaagaaagggaacaAGCGGCAGGCAAATGCGGCGGCGGTTCCTGAAATTGAGGATTTTGACGAGTACGAATTAAAAGAG GCTAGTTCGTTGGTTGAAGAGGAGATTCAATATCTTCGTGTGGCCATGGGGCATGAAAGTGAATCGTTTGATGATTTTGTGAAAGCTCATGATGCATGCCAAGAGGACCTTATGTATTTTCCTGCAAACAACAGCTATGGTCTTGCCAGTGTTGCTGGAAATGCTGATAAGATATCCGCTTTGCAAAATGAGTTTGAAATTGTGAAGAAGAGAATGGATGATGAAGCTAAGAAGGCTTCTCGTCTTGAGCAGAAGATCAAACTTCTGACACAAGGGTACCAG GTACGGGCTGGGAAACTGTGGTCGCAGGTCCAAGATACATTCAAACAGATGGATACTGCTGCAACAGAACTTGAATGCTTCCAAGAGCTCCAGAAACAGGAACAGTTGGCAGCTTCCTACCGTGTTAGAAATTTGACTGAAGAAGTGGATAAACAGAAAGCATTAGAACGGACACTCCAAAGCCGTTATGGTGATTTGGTGTCTATTTACCATAGAATGCAAGAACAGCTTGAGGAGCACAAGATTCAACTTAGGAAACAGGAGGCAATAGAAGCAGAAAATCGTGCTCGAGAGGAGGCTGCAGCACAGAATCGTGCTGACGAGGAAGAAAATGAAAGGAGACGTAATGTTGAAGAGGGGAAAGAACAGACGAACAGTGTTCCTGATGAGGTACCTGCAGGAAGCAAGCAAATCAATGAGGATCAGATGGACGTGGACTCGAGTAATGTAGATGGGGAATTCGTTGGTCCTATTCCCCCAGCACCGGATACTCAAGGGGATAGCACTGAGGCTTCTGTTCAAGAGAACTCTTCTAATGCTCAGAGTGGTGATGATGTCACCACGAATGGTGAAGCATGTGATATGGTCGATGCATCCAAGCTAGAAAGTCAGGATAATTCCAATGGCAGTTTGCCTGTGGATGCTGTCAATCAGGAAGATAACAAGAGTAACCTTCCATTGGTTGGTGCCAGTGAAGGAAATACTGCTTTATCCTCTGATGGTGATGATGCTGTCACAAATGAGTAG
- the LOC117862916 gene encoding U-box domain-containing protein 9 — protein MAKPAPAEEDAAALRRRLRRSLAAVAAGGAAADVYDEAAAALEALREAELGTGGRKGGGGGGEGRRPAAEGEEEKDAVQVPTQFLCPISSRIMSDPVIVSSGQTYDRRCIEEWFSAGNQLCPQTQQALLDTTLIPNHLVRSMILQWCTENRFNLPPAENQEESNATNSDQKTFDEIFKKITSSPKSSEMRQAIKYLRLATKQNSDFRAVLGERPDSISRMIFARSTPGLQNDPQVLEDMVTIILNFSLHDSNKKVIGDDPEAIPFLIWALKSGDMGSRGNSAAAIFTLSALDSNKEKIGELGAIGPLVDLLDNGNIIAKKDAASAIFNLCLLHENKSRATKNGIVDVAMRAIDDQLLVDGSLAILALLSSNHEVVEMITEFDGTACMLRAIRESECSRSKENAVVVLFAICMFNRMKLKEVEVDEKINGSLALLAQGGTSRARRKAVGILEKMKRNMHNRHLSC, from the exons ATGGCGAAGCCGGCGCccgcggaggaggacgcggcggcgctacGGAGGCGGCTGCGGCGTTCCCTGGCGGCCGTCGCTGCGGGTGGGGCCGCCGCGGACGTGtacgacgaggccgccgcggcgctcgagGCGCTGAGGGAGGCGGAGCTCGGGACCGGCGGgaggaagggcggcggcggcggcggggaggggaggcggcccgctgcggagggggaggaggagaaggacgcCGTACAGGTGCCGACGCAGTTCCTGTGCCCGATCTCGTCCAGGATCATGAGCGACCCTGTCATCGTCTCGTCTGGGCAG ACCTATGATCGTCGATGCATTGAGGAGTGGTTTAGTGCAGGAAACCAATTGTGCCCGCAGACTCAGCAAGCTCTTCTGGACACAACTCTCATTCCTAATCACCTTGTTCGAAGCATGATATTACAGTGGTGCACAGAGAACAGATTTAATCTGCCACCAGCTGAGAACCAAGAGGAAAGCAATGCTACCAACAGTGACCAGAAAACATTTGATGAGATATTCAAAAAAATCACTTCCTCACCAAAAAGTAGTGAAATGAGGCAAGCAATCAAGTATCTTCGACTGGCTACAAAGCAGAACAGCGATTTCAGAGCTGTGTTAGGAGAGAGGCCGGATTCCATCTCACGAATGATCTTTGCTCGATCCACTCCAGGATTGCAAAACGATCCACAAGTTCTGGAGGACATGGTGACCATAATTCTCAATTTTTCACTTCATGATAGTAACAAGAAGGTTATTGGAGATGACCCAGAAGCAATCCCGTTTCTGATATGGGCATTAAAATCAGGAGACATGGGGAGCCGTGGCAACTCTGCAGCTGCCATCTTCACTCTGTCAGCACTCGACTCCAACAAGGAGAAAATCGGGGAGCTAGGGGCAATTGGGCCTCTGGTTGATCTTCTCGACAATGGCAACATCATAGCAAAGAAAGATGCAGCATCAGCAATTTTCAACCTGTGTCTGCTCCATGAGAACAAGTCAAGAGCTACAAAAAATGGGATCGTGGATGTGGCAATGAGAGCCATCGATGATCAGTTACTTGTCGATGGGTCCCTGGCTATACTGGCTTTGCTATCGAGCAACCACGAGGTGGTGGAGATGATCACCGAGTTTGATGGCACCGCTTGCATGCTCCGTGCAATAAGGGAGAGTGAGTGCAGCCGCAGCAAGGAGAACGCGGTGGTGGTTCTCTTTGCGATCTGCATGTTCAACCGGATGAAGCTGAAGGAGGTCGAGGTGGATGAGAAGATAAACGGCTCGCTAGCTTTGCTCGCGCAGGGTGGAACCTCAAGGGCGAGGAGGAAAGCTGTAGGGATCCTTGAgaagatgaagaggaacatgcacAACAGGCATTTGTCCTGCTAG